A single genomic interval of Musa acuminata AAA Group cultivar baxijiao chromosome BXJ3-4, Cavendish_Baxijiao_AAA, whole genome shotgun sequence harbors:
- the LOC103975587 gene encoding putative kinase-like protein TMKL1: MEKRHKIELLLGLLCSFLFLLLFLLLALSYFFRKRLRCRGRTKKEPLEAGGDSGGGGAEEEHSEAEELVRFAGGESLTVHDILDAPGEVVGKSSYGTLYRASLERSGSVVLLRFLRPACVGGTEEVLPAVRALGAVRNPNLVPLRAMYVGPRGEKLFVHPFFAAGSLKQFLRAGVAEAHRWDIIYKLSLGIARGLDHLHTGLEKPMVHGNLKTNNILLDADYQPRLSDFGLHLILNPAAAQEMLEVSAAQGYKAPELVKMKDASSESDIYSLGVVVLEMLTQKDPINTNFLQSKDFHVPTSLRNLVLEHKVSDVFNSELLIQSIDQSSTNEQGLLMLFRLAIACCSPSPASRPDTKHVISQIEDIIRR; the protein is encoded by the exons ATGGAGAAGAGACACAAGATCGAGCTCCTCCTTGGTCTTCTCTGCTCgttccttttccttctcctcttcctcttgttGGCGTTGAGCTACTTCTTTCGCAAAAGATTAAGGTGCCGAGGTAGGACCAAAAAGGAACCCTTGGAGGCCGGCGGCGACAGCGGCGGGGGCGGCGCGGAGGAGGAGCACTCGGAGGCGGAGGAGCTGGTGAGGTTCGCCGGAGGCGAGAGCTTGACGGTGCACGACATCCTGGACGCGCCCGGAGAGGTGGTCGGGAAGTCGAGCTACGGGACGCTGTACAGGGCCAGCCTCGAGCGGAGCGGCTCTGTGGTGCTGCTCCGGTTCCTTCGACCGGCTTGCGTCGGCGGGACCGAGGAGGTTCTGCCGGCGGTCCGGGCGCTCGGGGCGGTTCGGAACCCGAACCTGGTGCCCCTTCGGGCGATGTACGTCGGGCCGCGAGGGGAGAAGCTCTTCGTCCACCCCTTCTTTGCCGCAGGGTCTTTGAAGCAGTTCTTAAGAG CTGGTGTTGCTGAAGCACACAGATGGGACATCATCTATAAGCTCTCTCTGGGAATCGCCAGAGGGCTGGATCACCTCCACACAGGACTGGAGAAGCCCATGGTGCATGGAAATCTCAAGACCAACAACATCTTGCTCGACGCAGATTACCAGCCTCGCCTGTCGGACTTCGGCTTGCACCTGATCTTGAATCCAGCGGCAGCCCAAGAAATGCTCGAAGTCTCTGCGGCCCAGGGGTACAAAGCCCCCGAGCTGGTTAAGATGAAGGATGCCAGCAGTGAGAGCGATATATACAGCCTGGGGGTGGTCGTACTCGAGATGCTCACTCAGAAGGATCCCATCAACACCAACTTCTTACAGTCCAAGGATTTCCATGTGCCGACCTCGTTGAGGAATTTGGTTCTGGAGCACAAAGTCTCGGATGTCTTCAACTCCGAGCTCCTGATTCAGAGTATAGATCAGAGTTCGACCAATGAACAAGGTCTACTGATGCTCTTTCGACTGGCGATCGCTTGTTGCTCTCCTTCTCCTGCTTCGAGACCAGACACTAAGCATGTTATTTCACAGATCGAAGATATCAtccgacgatga
- the LOC135636861 gene encoding cationic amino acid transporter 9, chloroplastic-like isoform X2: MGLNDSSSSSGGRSFFGGFWSAALRRKAIGNPTDSVAGHGGGLVRRLGLFELILIGIGASIGAGIFVVTGTVARDAGPGVAISFALAGAACVLNALCYAELSSRFPAVVGGAYLYTYAAFNELMAFLVFIQLMLDYHIGAASIARSLASYFVSLLELLPFLRGHFPSWIGHGGIEFFGGVVSINILAPILLILLTLILCYGVKESSAVNSFMTATKVVIVIVVIFAGAFEVDVSNWSPFAPNGFKAVITGATVVFFSYVGFDAVANSAEESKRPQRDLPIGILASLFVCAVLYIGVCLVITGMVPYKLLGEDAPLAEAFTAKGLKVVSVLISIGAVAGLATTLLVGLYVQSRLYLGLSRDGLLPSVFSKVHPLRHTPIHSQVWVGLVAGIMAGLFNVHQLSHILSVGTLTGYSVVSACVITLRWKDKVSSQVSVKCISARCEGIICLVIIAFGGFLAGLCYRFSGSFIIIIFAVAMAILGAVAVQFRQDYADPPGFSCPGVPIVPVLSIFINIFLSAQLHEEGWYRFVIVSLISVGIYALYGQYHANPGHNGSNPM; the protein is encoded by the exons ATGGGATTAAacgactcttcttcctcttccggcGGCCGGTCCTTCTTCGGCGGCTTCTGGTCCGCCGCCCTCCGGCGAAAAGCCATAGGGAATCCAACCGACTCTGTGGCCGGCCATGGCGGGGGGCTCGTTCGCCGCCTCGGCCTCTTCGAGCTCATCCTCATCGGAATCGGCGCCTCAATCGGCGCTGGGATCTTCGTTGTCACCGGTACGGTGGCTCGTGATGCCGGCCCGG GTGTTGCAATTAGCTTCGCTCTTGCTGGAGCTGCATGTGTACTAAATGCCCTGTGTTATGCTGAATTATCTTCACGCTTTCCTGCTGTCGTTGGCGGAGCATACTTATACACTTATGCTGCATTTAATGAACTCATGGCGTTTCTTGTTTTCATCCAGTTAATGCTGGACTATCATATAGGTGCAGCAAGCATTGCTCGCAGCTTAGCTAGCTATTTCGTATCCCTGTTGGAACTTCTGCCTTTCTTAAGGGGACATTTTCCTAGCTGGATTGGACATGGTGGAATAGAATTTTTTGGTGGAGTCGTGTCTATTAACATATTGGCTCCTATCCTTCTGATACTTTTGACCTTAATTCTTTGCTACGGTGTCAAGGAGTCATCAGCAGTGAACTCTTTTATGACTGCAACAAAG GTAGTCATTGTCATTGTTGTCATTTTCGCTGGTGCATTTGAAGTTGATGTATCAAATTGGTCACCATTTGCTCCAAATGGTTTTAAAGCTGTCATCACGGGAGCAACAGTAGTATTCTTCTCTTATGTTGGATTTGATGCGGTTGCTAACTCTGCTGAAGAATCCAAAAGACCCCAG AGGGACTTGCCTATTGGTATTCTAGCAAGCCTTTTTGTATGtgcagttctctacattggtgtcTGCTTAGTAATAACTGGGATGGTCCCATACAAGCTTCTTGGTGAAGATGCTCCTTTGGCTGAAGCTTTTACAGCTAAAGGGTTGAAAGTCGTTTCTGTTTTAATTAGTATTGGAGCTGTGGCAGGCCTTGCTACCACCCTTCTTGTTGGTCTATATGTTCAG TCTCGATTGTATCTTGGGCTTTCAAGGGATGGTTTGCTACCTTCAGTTTTTTCCAAGGTGCATCCGTTGCGACACACGCCTATTCATTCTCAGGTCTGGGTTGGTCTTGTTGCTGGTATCATGGCAGGTCTGTTTAATGTACACCAGCTTTCTCACATTCTTTCAGTTGGTACACTG ACTGGCTATTCAGTTGTTTCGGCATGTGTGATAACCCTAAGGTGGAAGGACAAAGTTTCCAGTCAAGTTTCTGTGAAGTGCATTTCGGCCCGTTGTGAAGGCATCATATGTCTTGTTATAATTGCTTTCGGTGGTTTTCTAGCTGGACTATGTTACCGTTTCAGTGGTTCTTTTATCATTATTATATTTGCTGTAGCGATGGCAATTCTTGGAGCAGTTGCTGTCCAATTTCGGCAG GATTATGCAGATCCACCTGGTTTCTCTTGCCCTGGGGTCCCCATTGTCCCTGTTCTTTCCATATTTATAAATATCTTCTTGTCTGCACAG CTACATGAAGAAGGATGGTACAGATTTGTCATAGTGAGCTTGATCTCAGTTGGCATTTACGCCCTCTATGGACAGTATCATGCGAATCCG GGACACAATGGTTCCAACCCTATGTGA
- the LOC135636861 gene encoding cationic amino acid transporter 9, chloroplastic-like isoform X1 has product MGLNDSSSSSGGRSFFGGFWSAALRRKAIGNPTDSVAGHGGGLVRRLGLFELILIGIGASIGAGIFVVTGTVARDAGPGVAISFALAGAACVLNALCYAELSSRFPAVVGGAYLYTYAAFNELMAFLVFIQLMLDYHIGAASIARSLASYFVSLLELLPFLRGHFPSWIGHGGIEFFGGVVSINILAPILLILLTLILCYGVKESSAVNSFMTATKVVIVIVVIFAGAFEVDVSNWSPFAPNGFKAVITGATVVFFSYVGFDAVANSAEESKRPQRDLPIGILASLFVCAVLYIGVCLVITGMVPYKLLGEDAPLAEAFTAKGLKVVSVLISIGAVAGLATTLLVGLYVQSRLYLGLSRDGLLPSVFSKVHPLRHTPIHSQVWVGLVAGIMAGLFNVHQLSHILSVGTLTGYSVVSACVITLRWKDKVSSQVSVKCISARCEGIICLVIIAFGGFLAGLCYRFSGSFIIIIFAVAMAILGAVAVQFRQDYADPPGFSCPGVPIVPVLSIFINIFLSAQLHEEGWYRFVIVSLISVGIYALYGQYHANPVSSEHSVVYHGVPSEAA; this is encoded by the exons ATGGGATTAAacgactcttcttcctcttccggcGGCCGGTCCTTCTTCGGCGGCTTCTGGTCCGCCGCCCTCCGGCGAAAAGCCATAGGGAATCCAACCGACTCTGTGGCCGGCCATGGCGGGGGGCTCGTTCGCCGCCTCGGCCTCTTCGAGCTCATCCTCATCGGAATCGGCGCCTCAATCGGCGCTGGGATCTTCGTTGTCACCGGTACGGTGGCTCGTGATGCCGGCCCGG GTGTTGCAATTAGCTTCGCTCTTGCTGGAGCTGCATGTGTACTAAATGCCCTGTGTTATGCTGAATTATCTTCACGCTTTCCTGCTGTCGTTGGCGGAGCATACTTATACACTTATGCTGCATTTAATGAACTCATGGCGTTTCTTGTTTTCATCCAGTTAATGCTGGACTATCATATAGGTGCAGCAAGCATTGCTCGCAGCTTAGCTAGCTATTTCGTATCCCTGTTGGAACTTCTGCCTTTCTTAAGGGGACATTTTCCTAGCTGGATTGGACATGGTGGAATAGAATTTTTTGGTGGAGTCGTGTCTATTAACATATTGGCTCCTATCCTTCTGATACTTTTGACCTTAATTCTTTGCTACGGTGTCAAGGAGTCATCAGCAGTGAACTCTTTTATGACTGCAACAAAG GTAGTCATTGTCATTGTTGTCATTTTCGCTGGTGCATTTGAAGTTGATGTATCAAATTGGTCACCATTTGCTCCAAATGGTTTTAAAGCTGTCATCACGGGAGCAACAGTAGTATTCTTCTCTTATGTTGGATTTGATGCGGTTGCTAACTCTGCTGAAGAATCCAAAAGACCCCAG AGGGACTTGCCTATTGGTATTCTAGCAAGCCTTTTTGTATGtgcagttctctacattggtgtcTGCTTAGTAATAACTGGGATGGTCCCATACAAGCTTCTTGGTGAAGATGCTCCTTTGGCTGAAGCTTTTACAGCTAAAGGGTTGAAAGTCGTTTCTGTTTTAATTAGTATTGGAGCTGTGGCAGGCCTTGCTACCACCCTTCTTGTTGGTCTATATGTTCAG TCTCGATTGTATCTTGGGCTTTCAAGGGATGGTTTGCTACCTTCAGTTTTTTCCAAGGTGCATCCGTTGCGACACACGCCTATTCATTCTCAGGTCTGGGTTGGTCTTGTTGCTGGTATCATGGCAGGTCTGTTTAATGTACACCAGCTTTCTCACATTCTTTCAGTTGGTACACTG ACTGGCTATTCAGTTGTTTCGGCATGTGTGATAACCCTAAGGTGGAAGGACAAAGTTTCCAGTCAAGTTTCTGTGAAGTGCATTTCGGCCCGTTGTGAAGGCATCATATGTCTTGTTATAATTGCTTTCGGTGGTTTTCTAGCTGGACTATGTTACCGTTTCAGTGGTTCTTTTATCATTATTATATTTGCTGTAGCGATGGCAATTCTTGGAGCAGTTGCTGTCCAATTTCGGCAG GATTATGCAGATCCACCTGGTTTCTCTTGCCCTGGGGTCCCCATTGTCCCTGTTCTTTCCATATTTATAAATATCTTCTTGTCTGCACAG CTACATGAAGAAGGATGGTACAGATTTGTCATAGTGAGCTTGATCTCAGTTGGCATTTACGCCCTCTATGGACAGTATCATGCGAATCCGGTGAGTTCAGAGCACTCAGTAGTCTACCATGGTGTTCCTTCTGAGGCTGCCTAG